From Brevibacillus marinus, a single genomic window includes:
- a CDS encoding efflux RND transporter periplasmic adaptor subunit has translation MRRVNQYLSRLLLLTLVLAGCSAQPAAVDDQKEELPTPVQVETVTEGSVGVAAGLTGTLVPEKEVQVAPKISGKIQSLRVELGQTVKQGDVLFTLDQQDLQNAVKQAEAAYNLALANFKQNDVNTAQGLEQAKNSLTQAEQALADAKRNEQRMQQLFSQGAISQQQYEQAQSALTNAQTAYNNAKTAYETAQRQASVAVSQASVEQARVSLENAREQLANATVTAPISGVVSAVSGSVGEIASPQMPVVVLVKTDPLLVKVNVSEQEITKLSPGSKVTVFLPALNKQLAASVTAISPVMDQQVKGYPVEISIPNPTGELKADMVAKVQLSDGTENKNSLVISRSAVFEESGKRYVYIVQGDTAKRVEVTTGAESSDRIEIVSGLKKGDQVVVKGQAMLKDGSKVKIQQQGD, from the coding sequence ATGAGACGTGTAAATCAGTACCTCTCGCGATTGCTGCTGCTGACCCTGGTGTTGGCCGGCTGTAGCGCCCAACCGGCAGCGGTGGACGATCAGAAGGAAGAGCTGCCCACGCCGGTGCAGGTAGAGACCGTGACGGAAGGTTCGGTCGGTGTCGCGGCAGGTTTGACCGGTACGCTTGTTCCGGAGAAGGAAGTCCAGGTAGCGCCGAAGATAAGCGGGAAAATCCAAAGTTTGCGGGTGGAACTGGGGCAAACCGTGAAGCAGGGCGACGTGCTGTTCACGCTGGATCAGCAGGATCTGCAGAACGCCGTGAAACAGGCGGAAGCGGCTTACAACCTGGCCCTCGCCAACTTTAAACAAAACGATGTCAATACCGCACAGGGCTTGGAGCAGGCCAAAAACAGCCTGACGCAAGCGGAACAGGCGCTGGCAGACGCCAAGCGCAACGAACAGCGGATGCAGCAGCTGTTTAGCCAGGGTGCGATTTCCCAACAGCAGTATGAGCAGGCACAGTCTGCGCTGACCAACGCGCAAACGGCCTACAACAACGCCAAAACGGCGTACGAAACGGCGCAGCGGCAGGCGAGCGTTGCCGTCTCCCAGGCCTCGGTGGAGCAGGCTCGCGTGTCCTTGGAGAACGCGCGGGAGCAGTTGGCCAACGCCACGGTTACCGCGCCGATCTCGGGGGTTGTTTCGGCTGTCTCCGGCTCGGTGGGAGAGATCGCCTCACCGCAGATGCCCGTGGTTGTGCTGGTCAAGACCGATCCGCTGCTGGTCAAGGTGAACGTTTCCGAACAGGAGATCACCAAGCTTTCGCCCGGTTCAAAGGTAACCGTCTTTCTGCCGGCACTGAATAAGCAGCTGGCAGCAAGCGTCACGGCGATCAGTCCGGTGATGGACCAGCAGGTGAAAGGCTATCCGGTGGAAATATCGATTCCCAATCCGACAGGCGAACTGAAGGCCGACATGGTGGCCAAAGTGCAGTTGTCCGATGGCACGGAAAACAAAAACAGCCTGGTGATCTCGCGCTCCGCGGTATTCGAGGAAAGCGGCAAGCGCTACGTGTACATCGTGCAGGGGGATACGGCGAAACGGGTGGAAGTGACGACTGGCGCTGAATCAAGCGACAGGATCGAGATCGTCAGCGGGCTGAAGAAAGGAGACCAGGTGGTCGTCAAAGGACAGGCGATGCTGAAGGACGGCAGCAAGGTGAAGATCCAGCAGCAGGGGGATTGA
- a CDS encoding efflux RND transporter permease subunit has protein sequence MSLSGFSIKRPVTIAMICIALILFGFVSLPRLAVELFPELNLPVAVVVTSVDGAAPAEVENLVTKPIEEAVGTVANVSTLMSNSAEGASQVIIQFDWGTDMDQALLDLRDKVDQVRGALPDSAHAPRILKLDPNSMPIITLALTGDADVQRLKAIAEDVIKPRLERVEGVASVGVSGGRDRVIEVVLDPAKTAAYGIAVEQVQQAISSTNVSGTAGSVREGDGKLNIRVEGEYGTVEAIGETPISVGGGFVLLKNIASIQDTLTDITQLTTLDGQPSVGLSVTKASGGNTVEVADEVNKTLQELQAELPENYKITTIMDSSVFIKDSIYTVAEHALVGGLFSVIILLLFLNSVRSMLIVAIVIPISVITTFSLMYFTGQTINMISLGGLTLGLGSLVDFAVVILENIYRLRQEGKSMLEAAKLGSQQVGTAVMASALAQISVFLPIVFVEGLASELFGPLALAVVYSHVAALFVSLALVPMLSSRWLKRIPDHTLYESGYRGKNPLVWFNVLFTKVARLYGRLLRWSLSHRKTVIGGTVLLLIGSVLLLPAVGAEFIPAMDQGKISISVELPEGTVLAETEKVVRQVEQVVQQVPELDQLYISMGSSGGPAMFANAMTNRAQMELTLVDLEKRTRATTEVIEDLRKQLADIAGAEITVTELDQSGGSGGAPLSIGVRGDDLDVLKDISDIVVEEVKSVPGTRNVTSSLEDTRLEYQVEIDAEQASLYGLSTSQILANVRTAFQGQTVTHYRTGEDEIDVIVKMPEEFQDEVSYLNQLRITTPSGAQVPLSSVATIRQEEVPQLISRTDQAREVTISADIVGRDLNSINMEVQAKLQQLNLPDGYSFEMGGEAEEMAEAFGSLGLAMLLSIILVYMVMASQFESLFSPFIIMFSVPPTLIGVVVGLLLTGNPFSVPALIGYILLIGIVVNNGIVLIDFVNQLRQQGVERNEAILQAGPIRLRPILMTTLTTVLAIAPLAFGGGSGNESMAPMAIVVMFGLTFSTMITLFLIPVVYTLFDDWGRKLRGFRFRKRRSQKQAGSEIAANMEGGSI, from the coding sequence ATGAGTTTGTCGGGATTTTCCATCAAGCGTCCCGTTACGATCGCGATGATTTGCATCGCGCTGATTCTGTTCGGGTTCGTCTCCCTGCCGAGACTGGCCGTCGAACTGTTTCCCGAATTGAACCTGCCGGTGGCGGTCGTGGTCACCTCGGTTGACGGCGCCGCGCCGGCAGAAGTGGAAAACCTGGTCACCAAACCGATCGAAGAAGCGGTCGGGACAGTCGCCAATGTGAGCACGCTGATGTCCAATTCGGCGGAAGGGGCCTCGCAGGTGATTATCCAGTTTGACTGGGGCACCGATATGGATCAGGCGCTGTTGGATTTGCGGGACAAAGTGGATCAGGTGCGAGGAGCGCTGCCGGACTCCGCCCATGCGCCGCGGATCTTGAAGCTGGATCCGAACAGCATGCCGATCATCACGCTCGCTTTGACCGGCGATGCAGATGTGCAAAGGCTGAAGGCGATTGCCGAAGATGTGATCAAACCGCGCCTGGAGCGTGTCGAGGGCGTGGCGTCCGTCGGTGTGTCAGGCGGACGGGATCGCGTGATCGAGGTCGTGCTCGATCCCGCCAAGACGGCCGCTTACGGAATTGCCGTCGAGCAGGTACAGCAGGCGATTTCGTCCACCAATGTCTCGGGTACGGCCGGTTCCGTGCGGGAAGGCGACGGCAAACTGAACATTCGCGTCGAAGGGGAGTACGGCACGGTTGAGGCGATTGGGGAAACGCCGATTTCCGTGGGCGGTGGTTTTGTTCTGTTGAAAAACATCGCCAGCATCCAGGACACCTTAACCGATATCACGCAGCTCACGACGCTGGATGGCCAGCCGAGCGTCGGACTCAGCGTAACCAAAGCATCGGGCGGCAATACCGTCGAGGTTGCCGATGAGGTGAATAAGACCCTGCAGGAACTGCAGGCGGAATTGCCGGAAAACTACAAAATCACGACGATTATGGATTCGTCCGTGTTTATCAAAGACTCCATCTACACGGTCGCCGAGCACGCGCTGGTCGGCGGGCTGTTTTCCGTGATCATCCTGCTGTTGTTCCTGAACAGTGTCCGCTCCATGCTGATCGTCGCCATCGTCATTCCCATCTCGGTGATTACCACCTTCTCGCTGATGTACTTCACCGGGCAGACGATCAACATGATCTCGCTGGGGGGGTTGACCCTGGGGCTGGGTTCCCTGGTCGACTTTGCGGTGGTCATCCTGGAAAACATCTACCGTTTGCGGCAGGAAGGAAAAAGCATGCTGGAGGCCGCGAAACTCGGTTCCCAGCAAGTGGGAACGGCCGTGATGGCTTCCGCGCTGGCGCAAATATCCGTGTTTTTGCCGATTGTCTTCGTCGAAGGATTGGCCTCGGAACTGTTTGGCCCGCTGGCCCTGGCGGTCGTCTATTCGCACGTGGCGGCGCTGTTCGTCTCGCTCGCGCTGGTTCCGATGCTCAGCTCGCGTTGGCTGAAGCGCATCCCGGACCATACGCTTTACGAGTCAGGCTACCGCGGCAAAAATCCGCTTGTCTGGTTTAACGTCTTGTTTACCAAGGTAGCCCGTCTGTACGGGCGGCTGCTGCGCTGGTCGCTGTCGCATCGCAAAACGGTGATCGGCGGGACTGTTCTGCTCCTGATCGGCTCCGTGCTGCTTTTGCCCGCGGTGGGTGCGGAATTCATTCCGGCGATGGATCAGGGAAAAATTTCGATCTCGGTCGAACTGCCGGAAGGCACGGTGCTGGCGGAGACGGAAAAAGTGGTGCGGCAGGTGGAACAGGTCGTACAGCAGGTGCCGGAACTTGACCAGCTGTACATTTCGATGGGCAGCAGCGGCGGACCCGCCATGTTTGCCAACGCGATGACCAACCGGGCGCAGATGGAACTGACGCTTGTCGATCTGGAGAAGCGCACGCGCGCAACGACCGAGGTGATTGAAGATTTGCGGAAACAGCTGGCCGACATCGCGGGCGCGGAAATTACGGTAACTGAGCTGGATCAGTCGGGCGGCTCAGGCGGCGCACCGCTGTCGATCGGGGTGCGCGGCGATGATCTGGATGTGCTCAAGGACATCAGCGACATTGTGGTCGAAGAAGTCAAAAGCGTTCCCGGGACGCGCAACGTCACCTCTTCGCTGGAAGACACGCGCCTGGAATACCAGGTGGAAATCGATGCGGAACAGGCCAGTCTGTACGGGTTGAGCACGTCGCAAATCCTCGCCAATGTGCGGACCGCGTTCCAGGGACAGACGGTGACGCACTACCGCACCGGTGAGGATGAAATCGATGTGATCGTCAAGATGCCGGAGGAGTTCCAGGATGAGGTCAGTTACCTGAATCAACTGCGCATTACCACGCCAAGCGGAGCGCAGGTGCCGCTCTCCTCGGTGGCGACGATTCGCCAGGAAGAAGTGCCGCAGTTGATCAGCCGCACCGATCAGGCGCGGGAAGTGACGATTAGCGCGGACATTGTCGGCCGCGATCTCAATTCCATCAACATGGAGGTCCAGGCCAAACTGCAGCAGCTCAACCTGCCGGACGGCTACAGTTTTGAGATGGGCGGCGAAGCGGAGGAGATGGCCGAAGCGTTTGGCAGCCTCGGATTGGCGATGCTGTTGTCCATCATCCTGGTCTACATGGTGATGGCCAGCCAGTTTGAATCGCTGTTTAGTCCCTTCATCATCATGTTCTCCGTTCCGCCGACCTTGATCGGCGTGGTCGTCGGTCTGTTGTTGACCGGCAACCCGTTTAGCGTTCCCGCGCTGATCGGGTACATCCTGCTCATCGGGATCGTCGTGAACAACGGGATCGTGTTGATCGACTTCGTGAACCAGCTGCGGCAGCAGGGCGTGGAGCGGAATGAGGCGATTCTCCAGGCAGGCCCGATTCGGCTGCGGCCGATTCTGATGACGACCTTGACGACCGTTCTGGCGATTGCGCCGCTCGCGTTTGGCGGCGGGTCGGGGAACGAATCGATGGCGCCGATGGCGATCGTCGTCATGTTCGGGCTCACCTTTTCCACCATGATCACGCTGTTTTTGATCCCGGTTGTCTACACCTTGTTTGACGATTGGGGCCGCAAGCTGCGCGGATTCCGCTTTCGCAAGCGCCGTTCCCAAAAGCAAGCCGGGAGTGAAATCGCAGCAAATATGGAAGGAGGAAGCATATGA